In the genome of Desulfuromonas sp. DDH964, one region contains:
- a CDS encoding DNA primase family protein: MDSLRAQVEARRRQEESAFAEEQSKKGKGGPGGPDDPSFVAQCLACNELGDGVLFVSIHRGRFLFDASAGEWLVWSGHHWSRDITGRSLAAVEDVAMAYLGSVQAIGRKVAATSDEEEVERLQKRQAKFLKRIDRLRSVRGRQNCLTFAATCGEGAMVVTGDQLDSQPWLLPCRNGVVDLRVGELRPGDPKDFMTKGATVDFPEGCEEYLVTGQNSPCPNWEAFVLEVMGGDQAKADYLARLFGYAITGLVLEHVFAVLFGHGRNGKGTMIETLQKILGPLASPVPAELLLDQGKVSNPAGPSPHLMALRGLRLAFCSETDQGRRFSAARVKWLSGGDSLTGRHPHDRQPTTFSPSHLLCLATNHKPRADASDFAFWSRLHLIEFGLSYVDRPIAAHERKIDKSLPDRLAVEESGILAWLVRGCLLWQAEGLNPPPAVLAATAEYRQSEDDLFEWIEEKCVEGDGFTITAKQAYQSFREWWIANVSDKPPSQKRFGDGMCRRGYGKDRGAGGGAVRYLGLGLKSLA; the protein is encoded by the coding sequence TTGGACTCGCTTCGTGCCCAGGTGGAAGCCCGCCGGCGGCAAGAGGAAAGCGCCTTTGCTGAAGAGCAGTCCAAAAAGGGAAAGGGCGGCCCGGGTGGGCCTGATGATCCGAGCTTTGTAGCCCAGTGTCTGGCGTGTAATGAGTTGGGTGACGGGGTCCTGTTTGTCTCGATACACCGGGGGCGATTCCTGTTTGATGCCTCCGCAGGTGAGTGGCTTGTATGGTCTGGTCACCACTGGTCCCGCGACATAACCGGCAGGTCCTTGGCAGCCGTTGAAGATGTGGCAATGGCCTACCTCGGGTCTGTCCAGGCTATCGGCCGCAAGGTTGCAGCAACCTCGGACGAAGAGGAGGTTGAGCGGCTCCAGAAACGGCAAGCCAAGTTCCTCAAGCGAATAGATCGCCTTCGGTCTGTCCGTGGTCGGCAGAATTGCCTGACCTTTGCAGCAACCTGCGGCGAAGGCGCCATGGTAGTAACTGGCGACCAGTTGGATTCACAGCCCTGGCTGTTGCCCTGTCGGAACGGGGTGGTTGATCTGAGGGTGGGAGAGCTGAGGCCTGGAGACCCGAAAGACTTCATGACCAAGGGCGCCACGGTGGACTTCCCGGAAGGGTGTGAGGAGTACCTTGTCACAGGCCAGAATTCGCCCTGCCCGAATTGGGAGGCCTTTGTCCTCGAGGTAATGGGCGGGGACCAGGCCAAGGCTGATTACTTGGCCAGACTCTTTGGCTACGCCATCACCGGGTTGGTCCTGGAACATGTTTTTGCCGTGCTGTTTGGCCATGGGCGTAACGGCAAGGGGACCATGATCGAGACGCTTCAGAAGATTCTCGGCCCCTTGGCCTCTCCCGTGCCTGCCGAGCTGCTTCTCGATCAGGGGAAGGTCAGCAACCCGGCAGGCCCCTCCCCACACCTCATGGCCCTGCGGGGGTTGCGCCTCGCCTTTTGCAGTGAGACCGATCAGGGCCGTCGGTTCAGTGCGGCCCGGGTCAAGTGGCTCTCTGGTGGCGACTCCCTGACCGGTCGGCATCCTCACGACCGGCAGCCAACAACCTTTTCACCGTCACACCTCCTGTGCCTGGCAACCAACCATAAGCCGCGGGCCGACGCCTCTGATTTCGCTTTTTGGTCCAGGCTCCATCTCATCGAATTCGGGCTGTCCTATGTTGACCGGCCGATAGCAGCCCACGAGCGGAAAATTGACAAATCCCTCCCCGATCGTTTGGCAGTGGAAGAGTCTGGGATCCTGGCCTGGCTGGTACGTGGTTGCCTTCTCTGGCAAGCAGAGGGGCTTAACCCGCCGCCGGCGGTTCTGGCTGCCACGGCCGAATACCGCCAGAGCGAAGACGACCTGTTCGAGTGGATCGAGGAAAAGTGCGTCGAGGGTGATGGTTTCACTATCACCGCGAAGCAGGCTTACCAGTCATTCAGGGAATGGTGGATCGCCAACGTTTCAGACAAGCCGCCATCTCAGAAACGGTTCGGTGATGGGATGTGTCGGCGGGGCTATGGCAAAGACCGTGGTGCCGGGGGTGGTGCAGTTCGCTATCTTGGTCTAGGTCTTAAATCCTTGGCTTGA
- a CDS encoding S8 family peptidase translates to MKQPNFLIGRGQLLTYPVEVKKGFNGKAEVYSFDDALARLTPQISRVSEELDSLPDHACPNGFGVARFVLNPTYIAKSFYPSTFLRSTGLVAVGSRSVRVTPDKWSKKGKPSECSSTEIFVAGEKSRFRNLITALESMDQETREAKDFTHFERISSFTSDEKFRPYALSSDHYFEVGVHLLPGENPFFIQRPFQEYARQLGLKVHSDLSVTAGNLWFVPVEGSLLGARKLSQFSFIRVVRPLPRLRALRPMQRSNSVTLACDLPDIQPLSSKPRVGILDGGLPSAHPVGKWLGSYQKLDPKAQDDPSSNEHGLAVTSAFLFGPIVPGTPANRPFSYVDHLRVLDKDSSKDDPFELYRTLGLIEQVLISRKYEFLNLSLGPDLPIEDTDVHAWTALIDDYLSDGSTLLTVAVGNNGEMDLSSGNARIQVPSDCVNAIAVGAASSSEADWTRASYSAIGPGRSPGVVKPDILAFGGSPKEYFHVLGPGTKAMLSPQLGTSFASPFALRNAVGIRAILGEELSPLAIKALLVHAAENAELEKSEVGWGKLPQDIMDIITCPEGIARIIYQGELRPGKHLRAPVPLPPYPMEGNVSIKATFCLVCGTDPQDACAYTKAGLTVTFRPNDEKTEPGKSHAKTKSFFHLKSYSSELEIRSDVGKWETVMHDESTMRGSGLKNPAFDIHYGARDSGGVPSGADKVKYALVVTVQAPRHKDLFNDILRNYSSILTQIQPEISLPIRV, encoded by the coding sequence ATGAAACAGCCGAATTTCCTCATTGGCAGAGGGCAACTTTTAACCTACCCGGTGGAAGTAAAGAAGGGCTTTAACGGCAAGGCAGAGGTGTACTCGTTTGACGATGCTCTTGCCAGGCTAACGCCTCAAATTTCCCGAGTATCTGAAGAGCTTGACTCCCTCCCAGATCATGCCTGCCCAAACGGCTTTGGCGTTGCCAGGTTTGTCTTGAACCCTACCTATATTGCCAAATCTTTCTATCCTTCGACTTTTTTGAGAAGCACTGGTTTAGTCGCAGTTGGAAGCAGATCAGTGCGAGTCACCCCAGATAAGTGGTCAAAAAAGGGGAAACCCTCTGAATGTAGCTCAACTGAAATTTTTGTGGCGGGTGAAAAGAGCAGATTCCGTAACTTGATAACGGCCCTCGAAAGCATGGATCAGGAAACACGAGAAGCAAAAGACTTTACACATTTTGAAAGGATTTCATCTTTCACTTCGGATGAAAAATTTAGACCTTACGCATTAAGCAGTGACCATTATTTTGAAGTTGGGGTGCATTTACTCCCCGGCGAGAATCCTTTCTTTATTCAACGGCCCTTCCAGGAATACGCAAGGCAACTCGGACTAAAGGTCCACTCTGATCTTAGCGTTACTGCTGGTAATCTTTGGTTTGTCCCGGTAGAGGGCTCACTTCTTGGGGCAAGAAAGCTTTCCCAATTTTCATTTATTCGAGTAGTAAGGCCGCTGCCAAGGCTGAGGGCACTCCGCCCCATGCAACGCTCTAACAGCGTAACCCTGGCGTGCGACCTCCCCGACATCCAACCACTATCATCAAAACCAAGGGTTGGCATTCTTGATGGAGGGCTCCCCTCGGCGCATCCGGTCGGAAAATGGCTCGGTTCTTATCAAAAGCTCGATCCAAAAGCCCAAGACGACCCAAGTTCAAATGAACATGGTTTGGCGGTCACCTCTGCATTTTTGTTCGGTCCCATTGTTCCAGGAACCCCAGCAAACAGGCCATTTTCCTATGTCGACCATCTGAGGGTTTTGGACAAGGATTCCAGCAAGGACGACCCGTTTGAGCTTTATCGGACGCTAGGGTTGATTGAACAGGTCTTGATCTCACGGAAATATGAGTTTCTCAACCTGAGCTTGGGGCCTGATTTGCCGATCGAGGACACAGATGTCCACGCTTGGACCGCCTTAATCGATGACTACCTCAGTGACGGTTCAACCTTACTGACCGTTGCGGTTGGCAACAATGGCGAGATGGATCTGAGTTCTGGCAATGCCAGGATTCAGGTGCCATCAGACTGCGTGAATGCAATTGCTGTGGGGGCCGCCAGCTCTTCGGAAGCTGATTGGACCCGGGCGAGTTATAGCGCAATTGGCCCGGGGAGAAGCCCTGGCGTCGTCAAGCCTGATATATTGGCATTTGGTGGTTCTCCAAAAGAATACTTCCACGTTCTGGGGCCGGGGACAAAGGCCATGCTTTCCCCTCAACTTGGGACCAGTTTTGCCTCCCCTTTTGCCTTGAGAAATGCTGTGGGGATTAGGGCCATTCTTGGGGAGGAGCTCTCACCGTTGGCAATCAAGGCACTTCTCGTCCATGCTGCAGAAAACGCTGAGCTTGAAAAGTCTGAAGTCGGGTGGGGGAAATTACCTCAAGACATAATGGACATCATTACCTGTCCGGAGGGGATCGCCAGAATTATTTACCAAGGAGAGCTAAGGCCCGGGAAGCACCTTAGGGCTCCCGTCCCCTTGCCACCCTACCCTATGGAGGGGAATGTTAGTATTAAGGCTACTTTTTGCCTGGTTTGCGGGACTGATCCTCAGGACGCCTGCGCTTATACGAAGGCTGGCCTCACCGTTACCTTTAGACCGAACGACGAAAAAACAGAACCAGGGAAAAGTCATGCAAAAACAAAATCCTTTTTCCATTTGAAATCATACTCTTCTGAATTGGAAATCAGGTCTGATGTTGGAAAATGGGAAACCGTCATGCATGACGAAAGTACAATGCGCGGCAGCGGCCTGAAAAACCCCGCCTTTGACATCCATTATGGTGCAAGAGACTCGGGCGGCGTTCCAAGTGGAGCAGACAAGGTCAAATACGCACTGGTGGTTACGGTCCAGGCCCCTCGGCACAAGGACCTGTTTAATGACATTTTGCGAAATTACAGTTCAATTCTCACACAAATTCAGCCTGAAATTTCTCTCCCGATACGAGTTTGA
- a CDS encoding Rha family transcriptional regulator — protein sequence MVDQLVTITEEKVVTTSLVIAEAFEKRHDLVMRSIRGLECSNEFAARNFAGGSYLDANNQARPMFTITRDGFAFLAMGFTGKRAAEFKEKFIGAFNTMEQALIEGQGERRSVDINHRRGITNPHGLDVRYTLDLTKIILRPTRESLATLERLTGVDLSGIVSRPAGVPGAVASWIDQVCSRTDEGAITARAAYQSFLGWWALNQDDDPPSQKRFGDAIAQAGFQKDRSGPGGSFRYRGLELRDAGAERPAETGN from the coding sequence GTGGTCGATCAGCTGGTCACAATCACCGAGGAGAAGGTTGTTACCACCTCTCTGGTTATTGCCGAGGCGTTCGAAAAGCGTCATGACTTGGTAATGCGCTCCATCCGTGGCTTGGAGTGTTCGAATGAATTCGCCGCCCGCAATTTTGCGGGCGGCTCCTACCTTGACGCGAACAACCAGGCCCGTCCCATGTTCACTATCACCCGCGACGGGTTCGCCTTCCTCGCCATGGGTTTCACCGGCAAACGGGCTGCCGAGTTCAAGGAAAAGTTCATCGGCGCCTTCAACACCATGGAGCAAGCGCTGATCGAAGGTCAGGGTGAGCGCCGCAGTGTCGATATCAATCACCGTCGCGGCATCACCAACCCCCACGGCCTCGACGTTCGCTATACCCTCGACCTGACCAAGATCATCCTTCGCCCGACTCGGGAGAGCCTGGCCACCCTGGAGCGGCTCACCGGGGTAGACCTGAGCGGCATCGTCTCCCGGCCGGCCGGGGTACCCGGTGCGGTTGCCAGCTGGATCGATCAGGTATGCAGCCGAACCGACGAAGGGGCCATCACCGCCCGGGCTGCCTATCAGTCCTTTCTTGGTTGGTGGGCACTCAATCAGGATGACGATCCCCCTTCCCAGAAGCGCTTCGGGGATGCCATCGCCCAAGCTGGCTTCCAAAAAGACCGCAGCGGCCCTGGTGGATCGTTTCGCTATCGCGGTCTCGAGCTGCGCGATGCCGGCGCCGAGCGGCCAGCTGAGACGGGAAACTGA
- a CDS encoding AAA family ATPase, translating into MDECKTLKKELVQVARMAVSEKPDDVRLYVARMVRKYRSADPDFSEQLEKFLRNNSPRSNPPLRKNDFSQMAIPADEETRLLLLKPFHDQGEFPEPFFSPETKNILEQLVMERKQAKKLKSHDLSPAKSAIFIGKPGVGKTLSARWLASQLGVPLFILDLTAVMSSFLGRTGANLRAAVDFAKQRPCVLLLDEIDAIAKRRNDDADIGELKRLVTVMLQEVENWPDSGMLLAATNHPELLDPALWRRFDLLVKFDLPDKSQIQSAICRYLGKNFSVFEKWQEVLAYAFNGESYSDIERTLQRFRRAMTLNISDDKTLVEELLTTKSITLDRQDKKNLAMILSENGNFSQHTISKITGVSRDTIRKHSGGK; encoded by the coding sequence ATGGACGAATGTAAGACTTTAAAAAAGGAATTAGTCCAGGTTGCACGGATGGCTGTTTCCGAAAAGCCGGACGATGTTCGGCTATATGTAGCAAGGATGGTTCGAAAATACCGAAGCGCAGATCCGGACTTCTCTGAGCAGCTGGAGAAATTTCTTCGTAACAACTCTCCCCGGTCTAATCCCCCTCTTCGAAAAAACGATTTTTCCCAAATGGCCATTCCGGCTGACGAGGAGACTCGACTGCTTCTCTTAAAACCATTCCACGACCAAGGCGAATTCCCGGAGCCCTTCTTTTCTCCAGAAACAAAAAATATCCTTGAACAACTTGTTATGGAACGGAAGCAGGCCAAGAAACTCAAATCGCACGATCTTTCCCCGGCCAAGTCCGCTATTTTCATCGGCAAGCCGGGCGTTGGAAAAACCTTAAGTGCAAGATGGCTTGCCTCACAGCTAGGAGTCCCCCTGTTCATTCTAGACCTGACCGCCGTCATGAGTAGCTTTCTGGGAAGAACTGGTGCCAATTTAAGAGCTGCAGTTGATTTTGCAAAGCAAAGGCCATGTGTCCTGCTCCTTGATGAAATCGATGCCATAGCAAAGCGCAGAAATGATGACGCAGATATAGGAGAGCTTAAACGGCTAGTAACTGTAATGTTGCAAGAAGTAGAAAACTGGCCGGACTCAGGGATGTTATTGGCTGCAACGAACCATCCTGAGCTCCTCGATCCTGCGTTGTGGCGCAGATTTGATCTGTTGGTAAAATTCGACCTTCCTGACAAATCGCAAATTCAATCTGCCATTTGCAGGTACCTCGGGAAGAACTTCTCCGTCTTTGAAAAATGGCAGGAAGTTTTAGCCTATGCATTCAATGGCGAATCATACAGCGACATTGAACGAACACTTCAACGCTTTAGAAGAGCAATGACCCTAAATATTTCCGACGATAAGACCTTAGTTGAAGAATTATTAACAACAAAGTCGATCACGTTAGATCGTCAAGATAAAAAAAATCTCGCAATGATTCTCTCTGAGAATGGTAATTTTTCACAACATACAATTTCAAAAATTACAGGGGTTAGCAGGGACACTATTAGGAAACATTCTGGCGGTAAATAG
- a CDS encoding putative nucleotidyltransferase substrate binding domain-containing protein: protein MVVSRTLLKTDPFGGLPEEVVDELAAVAITREYPAHFLIFKQHDPPTGYLYVVSKGLVEIVALTPGGVEMVVDYRREGSFFGGTPVFTGDNYTAGARTVTATTCLLISQDILNDLGRRFPHIIELFTRTILSRVRSLYSDMVADHARTAAVPIEAYPFQKRLTEIMSTPVETCPPDTPVREVARRMTARGVGAIVVASAGGKIAGIITRKDLISKVLAPEQVDCSSLTATEVMTRNPLVMPVDAYMFEAATFLMTHKIRHLPVVAQDRLVGIVTLRDLMRFRSQKSMLLINSIKEARSVEDLAKANAQIVQVAKAFMAEGRSHFEIMEILSYIHHTILRRCFDLILDEFRRQGMTPPAIRFCLMIMGSGGRKEMLLGPDQDNGLVFEDYPDAMQEEVDAFFVPFSERLIQAFEEVGYPLCNGRVMANNPRWRGRLKDWQKRIDGWIQVPDPKMIMYSTIFLDFMPLAGDPSLCQDLREILHHELEGNTVYLYHLLENDLNHSPPLNLLGRFIVEKSGPHQGQLSIKQAGSVFIVDCVRMFLLEKGVDATTTLDRLNELVQLKVFNQETAENLRAALEVFIFFRLRQEIALIEQGEKPSHYITPSSLSKNEQELLQEAFRAVAKLQDSARRHFGRGLR, encoded by the coding sequence ATGGTCGTATCCCGTACCCTGCTGAAGACCGACCCCTTCGGGGGTCTCCCCGAGGAAGTTGTCGACGAGCTCGCTGCCGTCGCCATTACCCGGGAATATCCAGCTCATTTTCTCATCTTCAAGCAGCATGATCCACCAACCGGTTACCTCTACGTGGTCAGCAAGGGGCTGGTGGAAATAGTCGCCCTGACCCCGGGCGGGGTCGAAATGGTCGTCGACTACCGGCGGGAAGGGAGTTTCTTTGGCGGCACGCCAGTCTTCACCGGCGACAATTATACCGCCGGCGCCCGTACCGTTACCGCCACCACCTGTCTCCTTATCTCCCAGGATATCCTTAACGACCTTGGTCGTCGTTTTCCCCATATCATCGAACTCTTTACCCGGACAATCCTGTCGCGGGTGCGCAGTCTCTATTCGGACATGGTGGCGGATCACGCCCGAACCGCAGCCGTCCCCATCGAAGCCTACCCGTTTCAGAAACGGTTGACGGAAATCATGTCAACCCCGGTCGAGACCTGCCCGCCCGACACGCCGGTGCGTGAGGTTGCGCGGCGGATGACGGCGCGTGGCGTCGGCGCCATTGTCGTCGCCTCGGCCGGCGGAAAGATTGCCGGCATCATCACCCGCAAGGATCTGATCAGCAAGGTCCTCGCACCGGAACAGGTCGACTGCAGTTCCCTGACGGCGACCGAGGTGATGACCAGAAATCCGCTGGTCATGCCGGTCGATGCCTACATGTTCGAAGCCGCCACCTTCCTGATGACCCACAAAATTCGTCATCTGCCCGTCGTCGCCCAGGACCGGCTCGTCGGCATCGTTACCCTGCGCGACCTGATGCGCTTCCGCAGCCAGAAGTCGATGTTATTGATCAACAGCATCAAGGAGGCCAGATCCGTCGAGGATCTGGCCAAGGCCAACGCCCAGATTGTTCAGGTGGCAAAGGCCTTTATGGCGGAGGGGCGTTCTCATTTTGAGATTATGGAGATCCTCTCTTACATCCACCACACGATCCTGCGCCGCTGCTTCGACCTGATTCTCGACGAGTTCCGCCGGCAAGGCATGACTCCCCCCGCCATCCGTTTCTGCCTGATGATAATGGGCAGCGGCGGCCGCAAGGAGATGCTGCTCGGTCCGGACCAGGACAATGGCCTGGTTTTCGAAGACTATCCCGATGCGATGCAGGAGGAAGTGGACGCCTTTTTCGTCCCCTTCTCCGAACGGCTGATCCAGGCCTTCGAGGAAGTCGGTTATCCCCTCTGCAACGGCAGGGTGATGGCCAATAATCCACGCTGGCGTGGCCGGCTCAAGGACTGGCAAAAGCGGATTGACGGCTGGATCCAGGTTCCCGATCCGAAAATGATCATGTATTCAACGATCTTTCTCGATTTCATGCCGCTGGCGGGAGACCCTTCCCTCTGCCAGGATCTGCGGGAGATTCTCCACCATGAACTGGAAGGCAATACGGTCTACCTCTACCATCTTCTCGAGAATGACCTGAACCACTCCCCTCCCCTCAACCTGCTGGGGCGGTTTATCGTTGAAAAGTCAGGCCCCCACCAGGGGCAGCTTTCGATCAAACAGGCTGGGAGTGTTTTTATTGTCGATTGCGTCCGCATGTTCCTTCTCGAAAAAGGGGTCGATGCGACCACAACCCTCGACCGACTCAATGAGCTGGTCCAGCTGAAGGTTTTTAACCAGGAAACTGCGGAAAATCTCCGGGCAGCACTGGAGGTTTTCATTTTTTTCCGGCTGCGGCAGGAGATCGCCCTGATTGAACAGGGAGAAAAACCCTCCCACTACATCACCCCGAGTTCCCTGAGCAAAAACGAACAGGAGCTGCTGCAGGAGGCCTTTCGCGCCGTTGCCAAGCTCCAGGATTCAGCCCGCCGTCATTTCGGGCGCGGCCTGCGCTGA
- a CDS encoding tyrosine-type recombinase/integrase, which translates to MKFTDRSIRSIKPSEERFEVWEDNGRGFGLRVSPKGRKTWVFLYRFGGKSRRMTFGEYPTISLAEARMKHGAAWQDLGKGVDPGLTKLSAAAAERKAPTIKQLVAEFIEKGLKAKGNRTWPEYKRSLEKDVVMVWGERKAKEIKKRDVVLLLEGIVERGSPNQSMQVFKQIRRMFNFAVERDILEFTPCAQVKPLVKENNKDRYLTAEEIKVFWDNLPLCGMTDAMRRALLLVLVTGQRPGEVIGAHSAEIDGEWWTIPAGRSKNKREHRVYLTPLARGLFQNLGQGYLFPSPRLTKEGGVRPIEVNAMAHALRPAFKNNPFTEVCDLPLKPFTPHDLRRTAATHLAVMGYADEIIGAVLNHTRPGVTAIYNRHRYAKEIQVALGAWEKTLLAITSQPSDKS; encoded by the coding sequence GTGAAATTCACAGACCGATCAATCCGCAGTATAAAACCATCCGAGGAGCGATTCGAGGTCTGGGAGGACAACGGCCGTGGGTTCGGTTTGCGGGTATCACCGAAGGGCCGCAAGACCTGGGTCTTTCTATATCGGTTCGGCGGTAAATCTCGCCGCATGACCTTTGGGGAGTACCCTACCATTTCGCTTGCAGAGGCCAGAATGAAACATGGGGCCGCCTGGCAGGATCTTGGGAAGGGTGTTGATCCAGGCCTCACGAAGTTATCCGCTGCGGCTGCCGAGCGCAAGGCACCTACCATCAAGCAGCTGGTTGCTGAATTCATCGAAAAGGGACTCAAAGCCAAGGGGAACCGGACCTGGCCGGAATACAAGCGAAGCCTCGAGAAGGACGTGGTTATGGTTTGGGGGGAACGCAAGGCCAAGGAGATCAAAAAGCGGGACGTGGTTCTATTGTTGGAAGGGATTGTCGAGCGAGGCTCACCAAACCAGAGCATGCAGGTATTCAAGCAGATCCGACGCATGTTCAACTTCGCCGTGGAGCGCGACATCCTCGAGTTCACACCTTGCGCACAGGTCAAGCCGCTGGTGAAAGAAAATAACAAGGACCGCTATCTGACCGCTGAAGAGATCAAGGTGTTCTGGGATAACCTTCCTCTCTGCGGCATGACCGACGCCATGCGGAGGGCGTTGCTGCTGGTTCTTGTAACCGGGCAACGCCCCGGGGAGGTTATTGGAGCGCATTCCGCCGAAATCGACGGCGAATGGTGGACCATACCGGCCGGCCGCTCGAAAAACAAGCGGGAGCACCGAGTGTACCTGACTCCCCTGGCGCGCGGCCTGTTTCAGAACCTCGGGCAGGGGTACCTTTTCCCTTCCCCCCGTCTCACCAAGGAGGGGGGAGTGAGGCCAATTGAGGTCAATGCAATGGCCCATGCCCTGCGCCCGGCGTTCAAGAATAACCCTTTCACCGAAGTCTGCGACCTTCCCTTAAAGCCCTTCACCCCACATGATCTTCGAAGGACGGCTGCGACGCACCTCGCGGTCATGGGATATGCAGATGAAATAATCGGTGCCGTCCTCAATCACACCCGCCCTGGTGTAACAGCTATCTACAACCGGCATCGATATGCTAAAGAGATCCAGGTCGCTCTGGGGGCATGGGAGAAAACGCTTTTGGCTATCACATCACAACCAAGTGATAAATCTTAG
- a CDS encoding adenine phosphoribosyltransferase — translation MDELRNIIRDIHNFPKEGIVFKDITTLLGDARSFHRMVDLLGHRYLGKKIDKVVGVEARGFILGAALAYKLGAGITLVRKPGKLPYKTRKKSYELEYGTDTLEIHEDAFLPGERVLIADDLLATGGTMAAVVELVAELGAELVECCFLAELEFLNGRQRLPAGKVFSLLKF, via the coding sequence GTGGATGAGTTAAGGAATATTATTCGTGATATTCACAACTTCCCGAAAGAAGGGATCGTGTTCAAGGATATCACGACCTTGCTCGGCGATGCCCGCAGTTTCCACCGCATGGTCGACCTGTTGGGCCATCGCTATCTCGGCAAGAAGATTGACAAGGTGGTGGGTGTCGAGGCGCGGGGATTCATTCTCGGTGCAGCGCTGGCGTATAAACTTGGCGCAGGAATTACCCTGGTGCGCAAACCGGGCAAGCTTCCCTACAAGACCCGGAAAAAAAGTTACGAGCTCGAATACGGGACCGATACGCTCGAAATTCATGAAGATGCTTTCCTGCCGGGTGAGCGCGTCCTGATCGCCGATGACCTCCTGGCTACCGGGGGGACCATGGCGGCGGTGGTAGAGCTGGTAGCTGAACTCGGCGCCGAACTGGTTGAATGCTGCTTTCTCGCCGAACTTGAATTTCTCAACGGCCGGCAACGGCTCCCCGCCGGGAAGGTCTTCAGCCTGCTGAAATTCTGA